The proteins below are encoded in one region of Candidatus Thiodiazotropha sp. LNASS1:
- a CDS encoding HDOD domain-containing protein — protein MMDPKTLVKDLDHLVSLPDICIRVNQLMGSGNYSSTQVADIISQDADISARLLRVVNSSFYGLPAKIETLSRAITIVGADELRNLVMAATAMRTFTGIPKQLVDMTEYWQHSVTTGVMAQTLAKESNVLHSERLFVMGLLHDVGRLVIYLTLPEKATDILYITGGDNWILAQTEAEVLGFTHLDVGSELMRSWGLPDSFAAVAGYHDHPQQAGDYQLETSLVHIAKAIANGDMVGLNIEEMLWAINPFAWKMTGLSAETVAPMIEEMVTKSHEALSLITPQYKQALA, from the coding sequence ATGATGGATCCAAAAACGCTCGTCAAAGATCTTGATCATCTGGTCTCCCTGCCCGATATCTGTATTCGCGTGAATCAGCTGATGGGGTCCGGCAATTACTCCTCAACACAAGTTGCCGATATCATAAGTCAGGATGCCGATATCTCCGCCCGGCTGCTGCGCGTGGTCAACAGTTCGTTTTACGGTCTGCCGGCTAAGATCGAAACCCTCTCCCGCGCCATCACCATCGTCGGTGCAGACGAGTTACGGAACCTTGTCATGGCGGCCACCGCCATGCGCACCTTCACCGGCATTCCCAAGCAGCTGGTCGACATGACAGAGTATTGGCAACATTCAGTCACCACCGGGGTGATGGCACAAACCCTGGCTAAAGAATCTAACGTGCTGCACAGCGAACGGCTCTTCGTAATGGGTCTGCTGCACGATGTGGGGCGACTGGTGATCTATCTCACATTGCCAGAAAAAGCCACCGATATCCTCTATATCACCGGCGGCGATAACTGGATACTGGCGCAGACCGAGGCCGAGGTTCTAGGTTTCACACATCTGGATGTGGGCTCCGAACTGATGCGCTCATGGGGCCTGCCCGACAGTTTCGCAGCGGTGGCCGGATACCATGATCATCCTCAGCAGGCGGGCGATTATCAACTGGAGACGTCCCTTGTGCATATCGCCAAGGCTATCGCAAACGGGGATATGGTCGGTCTTAACATCGAAGAGATGCTATGGGCTATCAACCCGTTCGCCTGGAAGATGACGGGTCTGAGTGCGGAAACCGTAGCACCTATGATTGAAGAGATGGTGACAAAAAGTCATGAGGCTTTGAGCTTGATCACACCCCAATACAAACAAGCTCTCGCTTAA